From one Candidatus Acididesulfobacter guangdongensis genomic stretch:
- a CDS encoding DUF177 domain-containing protein encodes MLVNLKKLDKSSNKYFIKLSDCNFINTLAENNITLNRDYDFLAEITLSLKGSRLIAQVKLKASAVLECVRCLNSYNYNIDEILNLVYVPSESDKNDMVSGCRNIELKEEEMDLGYYDGNSVDLYSICIEAINLLIPLNPLCSNDCKGLCPSCGADLNKERCTCAGRNTIIYN; translated from the coding sequence ATGCTTGTTAATTTAAAAAAGCTAGATAAAAGTTCCAATAAATATTTTATTAAATTATCCGACTGTAATTTTATTAATACTTTAGCGGAAAATAATATAACTCTAAATAGAGATTATGATTTTTTAGCCGAAATTACACTGAGTCTAAAAGGCTCGCGGCTTATTGCGCAGGTCAAATTAAAAGCGTCTGCGGTTTTAGAATGTGTGAGATGTTTAAATAGTTATAATTATAATATTGACGAAATTTTAAATCTTGTGTATGTTCCTTCAGAGTCAGATAAAAATGATATGGTCAGCGGCTGCAGGAATATTGAATTAAAAGAAGAAGAAATGGACTTAGGCTATTACGACGGGAATTCGGTTGATTTATACAGTATTTGCATCGAGGCGATTAATTTGCTTATTCCGCTTAATCCGCTGTGTTCAAATGATTGCAAGGGACTCTGTCCGTCATGCGGCGCGGATTTAAATAAAGAAAGATGTACATGCGCCGGCAGAAATACTATTATATATAACTGA
- a CDS encoding valine--tRNA ligase produces the protein MQKTNFTDFPKNYDYKSAEKRIAEYWESNNIYKFKNENKERDDDGSSGDFSQNTAFAHSPIFSIDTPPPYVSSAHLHVGHAMSYSQAEFIIRYKRMKGFNIFYPMGFDDNGLPTERYVEKKYKINKSKIIRDEFIDLCLKETKIGISTYKELWQALGISVDWGLTYSTIDAKCRKTSQKSFVELYGKKLVERRDEPIIWCPSCRTSLAQADIAIEEFDGILFDIEFSSSSGEKLIISTTRPELLGACVAIYANPSDSRYLHLKDELIKIPIYEHTVPVKFDESVEMNYGTGLMMVCTWGDAEDVKKWKEHKLDTAIIIEPSGRLNEKARAYAGQNVKDAKKNIVEDLKKLSLIKNEKKLRHNVGIHDRCSTAVEFIQTPQWFITILNNKDKFIEAGNKINWYPAFMKTRYDEWVQNIKWDWNISRQRFYGVPFPVWYCSECGEPVIAEEDELPVDPTVSKPEHVSVCRVCGNNEFIPENDVMDTWMTSSLTPFINSNWANFDFDSHANTADNTNGKNKEIEIMPMTLRPQAQEIIRTWLFYTVVKSIYHTGDIPFKNVMISGWGLDKSGKKMSKSLGNFVAPEEIIEKYSADALRYWAAKANLGQDLRFSEEDVANGRRLLIKLWNAVRFFITNIDSIKSGEDFKPMLGAADMGKLNSGDLSVVDGWLLSEFQKTLKACGEYFESYEYSSALRVVSDFFYNIYCDNYLEIVKNIFWEEDPSFNGRKVQSLNTMYYVSFNMLKLFAPFLPFITEELYLSFYKNFETEKSIHLCAWPVYRQELINENAAKDVAVLLTVLDLSRKLRTNLKLHQNHKVKKIYVYSPDAQLMETVRNFSTDIMSACRAEDIIISEKADFGAGGDSKIYISFES, from the coding sequence ATGCAAAAAACCAATTTTACAGACTTCCCTAAAAATTATGACTATAAATCGGCGGAAAAAAGGATTGCCGAATACTGGGAAAGCAATAATATATATAAATTCAAAAATGAAAATAAAGAACGCGATGATGACGGCTCATCCGGCGATTTTTCACAAAATACCGCATTCGCTCATTCGCCCATTTTCTCTATAGACACGCCTCCTCCTTACGTATCCTCAGCCCATCTCCATGTCGGTCATGCAATGAGCTATTCACAGGCGGAGTTTATAATTCGGTACAAGCGGATGAAAGGTTTCAATATCTTTTACCCTATGGGATTTGACGACAACGGTCTTCCTACTGAAAGATATGTTGAAAAAAAGTATAAAATAAATAAGTCTAAAATTATCAGGGACGAGTTTATCGATTTATGCCTGAAAGAAACAAAAATTGGGATTAGCACCTATAAAGAGTTATGGCAGGCACTCGGTATAAGCGTCGATTGGGGTTTAACTTATTCTACGATAGATGCGAAATGCAGAAAAACCTCTCAGAAATCATTCGTAGAACTTTATGGTAAAAAATTGGTAGAAAGACGGGATGAACCGATTATATGGTGCCCTTCCTGCAGGACCTCGCTTGCGCAGGCTGATATTGCGATAGAAGAATTTGATGGAATTTTATTTGATATCGAATTCAGCTCGTCTTCCGGAGAAAAATTGATTATATCAACTACCAGACCGGAACTTCTAGGCGCATGCGTTGCAATTTACGCCAATCCGTCTGATTCAAGATATTTGCATTTGAAAGATGAATTAATTAAAATACCGATTTACGAACATACAGTGCCTGTAAAGTTTGACGAATCTGTAGAAATGAATTACGGAACAGGTCTTATGATGGTATGTACATGGGGTGATGCCGAAGACGTAAAAAAGTGGAAAGAGCATAAATTAGACACTGCAATAATCATTGAACCGTCAGGCAGATTAAATGAAAAAGCACGTGCTTATGCAGGACAGAATGTAAAGGATGCTAAAAAAAATATAGTCGAAGATTTAAAAAAATTATCGTTGATTAAAAATGAAAAAAAATTGAGGCATAATGTAGGTATTCATGACAGATGCAGCACTGCAGTAGAATTTATCCAGACGCCTCAGTGGTTTATTACAATATTAAACAATAAAGATAAATTTATTGAAGCCGGAAACAAAATTAACTGGTACCCGGCTTTTATGAAAACAAGATATGATGAATGGGTTCAAAATATTAAGTGGGACTGGAATATTTCAAGGCAGAGATTTTACGGTGTGCCGTTTCCGGTCTGGTATTGCTCTGAATGCGGCGAGCCGGTTATAGCCGAAGAAGATGAGCTGCCGGTTGACCCGACTGTTTCAAAACCTGAGCACGTCAGCGTATGCCGTGTTTGCGGAAATAACGAATTTATCCCTGAAAATGACGTGATGGACACATGGATGACATCTTCCTTGACGCCTTTTATAAATTCAAACTGGGCTAATTTTGATTTTGATTCTCACGCAAATACTGCAGATAATACTAATGGCAAAAATAAAGAAATAGAAATAATGCCTATGACTTTAAGACCTCAGGCACAGGAAATAATACGGACATGGCTTTTTTATACAGTCGTTAAATCAATTTATCATACAGGGGATATCCCGTTTAAAAATGTTATGATAAGCGGATGGGGTCTCGATAAAAGCGGAAAAAAAATGTCAAAGAGTCTCGGTAATTTTGTTGCTCCGGAAGAAATAATAGAAAAATATTCCGCCGATGCTTTAAGGTACTGGGCTGCAAAAGCAAATCTGGGTCAGGATTTAAGATTCAGCGAAGAAGATGTTGCAAATGGCAGAAGATTATTGATAAAATTATGGAATGCGGTCAGGTTTTTTATCACTAATATTGACAGCATTAAATCCGGTGAAGATTTCAAGCCGATGCTTGGAGCAGCAGATATGGGCAAATTAAATTCAGGTGATTTATCTGTCGTTGACGGCTGGCTGCTCAGCGAATTTCAAAAAACATTGAAAGCGTGCGGAGAATATTTTGAATCTTACGAATATTCTTCTGCGTTGAGGGTTGTAAGCGATTTTTTTTATAATATATACTGCGATAATTATCTTGAAATAGTTAAAAATATTTTCTGGGAGGAAGACCCTTCATTTAACGGCAGAAAAGTTCAATCTCTGAATACGATGTATTACGTCTCTTTTAATATGCTGAAACTTTTTGCTCCATTTCTGCCTTTCATAACGGAAGAATTATATCTGTCGTTTTATAAAAATTTTGAGACCGAGAAAAGCATTCATCTGTGCGCCTGGCCGGTATATAGGCAAGAACTGATTAATGAAAACGCTGCCAAAGATGTTGCTGTTTTGCTCACGGTTTTAGATTTATCCAGAAAATTAAGAACTAATTTAAAGCTTCATCAGAATCATAAGGTAAAAAAAATATATGTATATTCGCCGGATGCGCAACTAATGGAAACAGTAAGAAATTTTTCCACAGATATAATGTCCGCATGCAGGGCGGAAGACATAATTATATCTGAAAAAGCCGATTTTGGAGCAGGCGGCGATTCTAAAATTTATATATCTTTTGAGAGTTAA
- the recR gene encoding recombination protein RecR: protein MPNEHNDYVRDLVFALKKLPGIGERTARRLAFHILSQNDAAAFGLANSIINAKKHVNLCKICFNLSSEEELCPICSDGSRNSKMLCIVENPEIIYVFEKSGNYHGYYHVLHGLINPLEGIGPDDIKIEELVGRVANGGFEEIVIALNPNSNGEATSFYIQKLLAPYNVNITALARGIPVGSDLEYVDKNTLAEAISGRKKF, encoded by the coding sequence ATGCCTAATGAACATAATGATTATGTCAGGGATTTAGTTTTTGCGCTGAAAAAACTTCCCGGAATAGGAGAGCGTACTGCAAGAAGATTGGCTTTTCATATACTGTCGCAGAATGATGCTGCTGCTTTCGGTCTTGCTAATTCTATAATTAATGCCAAAAAACATGTAAATCTCTGCAAAATCTGTTTTAACCTGTCAAGCGAAGAAGAACTGTGCCCGATATGTTCCGATGGCTCAAGAAATTCCAAAATGCTCTGTATCGTAGAAAATCCCGAGATTATCTATGTTTTTGAAAAAAGCGGAAATTACCACGGCTATTATCATGTTCTTCACGGATTAATCAATCCGCTTGAAGGCATCGGTCCTGATGACATCAAAATTGAAGAATTAGTCGGCAGAGTCGCAAACGGCGGATTTGAAGAAATAGTTATTGCTTTGAATCCAAACTCGAACGGAGAGGCAACGTCTTTTTATATTCAAAAATTATTAGCACCGTATAATGTCAATATAACGGCATTAGCCCGCGGCATACCTGTCGGTTCCGACCTTGAATACGTTGATAAGAATACGTTGGCCGAAGCCATTTCCGGCAGAAAAAAGTTTTAA
- a CDS encoding YbaB/EbfC family nucleoid-associated protein yields the protein MSKNISGMLKQAQKLQSDMLKMQEELAEKVVEASSGGGMITSKVNGKQELISIDIDKTVVNPDDIEMLQDLIVASVNEALNKSKDLISGEMSKLTGGLNIPGLF from the coding sequence ATGTCAAAAAATATTTCAGGAATGCTTAAACAGGCTCAGAAACTTCAATCCGATATGCTCAAAATGCAGGAAGAACTTGCAGAGAAAGTAGTAGAAGCCAGTTCAGGCGGAGGTATGATAACTTCTAAGGTTAACGGTAAACAGGAATTGATTTCTATAGATATAGATAAAACAGTGGTAAATCCGGATGACATAGAAATGCTGCAGGACTTAATAGTAGCTTCCGTTAATGAGGCATTAAATAAATCTAAAGACCTTATTTCCGGCGAAATGTCTAAACTCACAGGCGGCTTAAATATCCCTGGGTTATTTTAA
- the dnaX gene encoding DNA polymerase III subunit gamma/tau codes for MMYQVLARKYRPKTFDEVIGQDDIVKTLKNAVDSDRIAHAYIFSGTRGVGKTSIARILARSINCEKGPTSNPCGVCQACIEMLGGNAVDVIEIDGASNTGVDDIRELKENIMYSPQSLKYKIYIIDEVHMLSKSAFNALLKTLEEPPEHVKFIFATTEIYKVPETILSRCQRFTFKRIAPNVIYLKLKKIAGEENIEISDENLMTIASLSDGSLRDALSTFDTVISYYGKEIKEDVGSILGVTGKETIKKITEYIFKKDYENSIKIINDIYIAGTDIRQFIRQLAFFLRNILVLKLNYKSIISDILEADVASLIPLTELKGEAEILDMIDILLEADGRYQRVSSPLLMMELIIFRLISTPSKMEIKAVLEKLDRIDKLEKINTLTELADTERKYLQKDTNGYSENVRDAIIDNKIINDGASILPENQNIKECNLNHKHKIDKANKKTIEERRLDNKIQSSIVADGEDFLEHIDSITNNIDDSSSVKLNTQTDSVFNDDNGNAALHEKIISKEDDNNNKNDGGSGNVDNNNMKSGDDDLINADIKGDVMRNLFEEVFDGFIENIKE; via the coding sequence ATAATGTATCAGGTATTAGCCAGAAAATACAGACCAAAAACATTTGACGAGGTCATAGGGCAGGATGATATTGTTAAAACGCTTAAAAACGCCGTTGATTCCGACAGAATAGCCCATGCCTACATTTTTTCCGGAACCAGAGGCGTAGGAAAAACTTCTATAGCCAGAATACTTGCGAGGTCTATAAACTGTGAAAAAGGTCCTACCTCTAATCCTTGCGGAGTTTGTCAGGCATGCATCGAAATGCTTGGAGGCAATGCAGTCGATGTTATTGAAATAGACGGAGCGTCAAATACAGGGGTAGACGATATACGAGAGCTTAAAGAAAATATAATGTATTCCCCGCAGAGCTTAAAATATAAGATATATATAATAGACGAAGTGCATATGCTTTCTAAAAGCGCCTTTAATGCGCTTTTAAAAACCCTTGAAGAACCGCCTGAGCACGTTAAATTTATTTTCGCGACTACTGAAATTTATAAAGTCCCTGAAACAATACTATCAAGATGCCAGAGATTTACCTTTAAAAGAATCGCCCCCAATGTTATTTATCTAAAATTAAAAAAAATTGCAGGAGAAGAAAATATTGAGATTTCAGATGAAAATCTCATGACTATAGCTTCTTTAAGCGACGGTTCGCTCAGAGATGCTCTTTCTACTTTTGATACGGTTATATCTTATTACGGCAAAGAAATAAAAGAAGATGTCGGCAGTATTCTTGGAGTAACAGGGAAAGAAACTATAAAAAAAATTACCGAATATATTTTTAAAAAGGATTATGAAAATTCTATAAAAATAATCAACGATATTTATATAGCCGGAACAGATATAAGGCAATTTATAAGACAGCTGGCATTTTTTCTAAGGAATATCCTTGTATTGAAATTAAACTATAAAAGCATCATAAGCGATATACTTGAAGCCGATGTCGCTTCGCTTATCCCTCTGACAGAGCTCAAGGGAGAGGCTGAGATATTGGATATGATAGATATTCTTCTTGAAGCGGACGGCAGATATCAGCGTGTTTCTTCCCCGCTTCTCATGATGGAGCTTATTATATTCAGGCTTATAAGCACACCGTCTAAAATGGAAATAAAGGCGGTATTGGAAAAATTAGACAGGATAGACAAATTAGAAAAAATTAATACGCTAACCGAACTGGCGGATACGGAAAGAAAATATTTACAGAAAGATACAAACGGCTATTCGGAAAATGTCCGCGATGCTATTATTGATAATAAAATCATAAATGATGGTGCTTCTATTTTACCGGAAAATCAAAATATTAAAGAATGCAATTTAAACCATAAACATAAAATAGATAAGGCAAATAAGAAGACTATTGAAGAACGCAGGTTAGATAATAAAATACAGAGCAGCATCGTTGCCGACGGGGAAGATTTTCTTGAACATATCGATTCTATTACTAATAATATAGACGACAGCTCTTCGGTAAAACTTAATACGCAAACCGATTCTGTTTTTAATGATGATAACGGCAACGCTGCACTGCATGAAAAGATAATCAGCAAAGAAGATGATAATAATAATAAGAATGACGGCGGCAGCGGCAATGTTGATAATAATAATATGAAGAGCGGCGATGATGACCTTATTAATGCGGATATCAAAGGCGATGTTATGCGTAATCTGTTTGAAGAGGTTTTTGATGGATTTATAGAAAATATCAAAGAATAA
- a CDS encoding YggS family pyridoxal phosphate-dependent enzyme, which yields MISENIQKINNDIKRSVAKSGRNYQCITILAASKTRNADEIIKACESGITVFGENYVQEFLGKYDYFKNIAEINHTDCDSNNIPSACIVENLEWHLIGKLQKNKVKYIAKKVNMIHSVDSFELAKFIDKFSVSDNLSGNKVQILIEINIADESTKSGIKLDNAKELIYNLNSLNNMELKGFMTMPPYAENPEQNRIYFKALKDFLDFANQKNMYKNEMTELSMGTSSDFTVAIEEGATIVRLGTIIFGERYYADKL from the coding sequence ATGATATCTGAAAACATACAAAAAATAAATAATGACATAAAACGTTCTGTAGCTAAAAGCGGCAGAAATTACCAATGCATTACTATTCTTGCCGCTTCAAAAACCAGAAATGCGGATGAAATAATTAAAGCTTGCGAGTCTGGGATAACTGTTTTCGGAGAAAATTACGTTCAGGAATTTTTAGGCAAATATGATTATTTTAAAAACATTGCCGAAATAAATCATACAGACTGCGACAGCAATAACATTCCTTCTGCCTGCATTGTTGAAAATTTAGAATGGCATTTAATAGGAAAACTGCAAAAAAATAAAGTTAAATACATAGCAAAAAAAGTAAACATGATTCATTCCGTTGATAGTTTTGAACTTGCTAAATTTATCGATAAATTCTCGGTAAGCGATAATCTTTCCGGAAATAAAGTTCAAATTCTTATTGAGATTAATATTGCGGATGAATCAACTAAATCCGGCATCAAGTTAGACAATGCAAAGGAATTAATTTATAATTTGAACAGCTTAAATAATATGGAACTCAAAGGATTTATGACCATGCCTCCTTATGCCGAAAATCCGGAACAGAATAGAATTTATTTTAAAGCGCTGAAAGATTTTCTCGATTTTGCCAATCAGAAGAATATGTATAAAAATGAAATGACGGAACTTTCCATGGGAACTTCAAGCGATTTTACGGTTGCAATTGAAGAAGGCGCAACAATCGTCAGATTGGGGACTATTATTTTCGGCGAAAGATATTATGCAGACAAATTATAA
- a CDS encoding APC family permease — protein MAPACDTVAFMTAAAIYAYVLTPLSFLLAMAVMYLEVNTLYHLSKRHASAGGYYGYVATAYGPSPAVLTGFLYIMYQVASTAAIPTYIGGVVLPGALKYFFNINIAGWLWMPLILIFIIIPIMLAILGIKIQMKYIKAAALFEISFLFVLSLIIILKAPDNTLNVFNPFAWPNYKSYFDPNGGPVSSVGLGMIFAITSFIGYGGSAPLGEEVKSHRSITKALVIGLLITGGVLTEVSYSLVVGWGVNHMAGFAHSAIPGILVATFYTGIAGGLMLSLVALNSAFSDSVAMQSNAARVYFAMARDHILPDFFSDIHKRFKTPYKSLLFIGASASIVALTTGFIMLHIEGIGFSKMFYVSAANPKLQKGLTETFAFLTTIALYGLIITHFLLNTSIMVLYKRLKEKHHGLLRKIIHPIEHYVMPGLATLIFMFVLYESVVPPLFPIFQASVVSILFICIVIIYIMYLKKYRKEILAKVSVTVNLIEEEGCASENSAAMSDNGHTHKPN, from the coding sequence ATGGCCCCTGCATGCGATACGGTTGCTTTTATGACTGCTGCCGCAATTTACGCTTATGTCTTAACGCCCCTTTCTTTTCTTCTTGCAATGGCGGTTATGTATCTTGAAGTCAATACTCTTTATCATTTATCAAAAAGACACGCAAGCGCCGGAGGCTACTACGGTTATGTCGCAACTGCATACGGACCGTCTCCCGCGGTTCTAACGGGCTTTTTATATATTATGTACCAGGTGGCAAGCACTGCGGCTATACCTACTTACATCGGCGGTGTTGTTTTGCCGGGCGCACTGAAATACTTTTTTAATATTAATATAGCAGGTTGGCTGTGGATGCCGTTAATTTTAATTTTTATTATAATTCCGATTATGCTTGCTATATTAGGCATAAAAATTCAGATGAAATACATAAAAGCTGCGGCGCTGTTTGAAATCAGTTTTTTATTTGTCCTGTCGCTGATTATTATCCTGAAAGCTCCTGATAATACGCTAAATGTATTTAATCCGTTTGCATGGCCAAATTATAAAAGCTATTTTGACCCTAACGGCGGACCTGTTTCTTCAGTCGGTCTCGGTATGATTTTTGCTATAACAAGTTTTATCGGATACGGCGGGTCGGCACCTTTGGGGGAAGAGGTAAAATCTCACAGGTCAATAACTAAAGCTTTAGTTATAGGATTGTTAATAACAGGCGGGGTGCTGACCGAGGTTTCATATTCCCTTGTTGTAGGCTGGGGTGTTAATCATATGGCCGGTTTTGCTCACAGCGCTATACCAGGCATATTGGTTGCTACTTTTTATACAGGCATTGCCGGCGGTTTGATGCTTTCATTGGTTGCTCTAAATTCGGCATTTTCTGATTCTGTAGCAATGCAGTCTAACGCAGCCAGGGTTTATTTTGCAATGGCAAGAGACCATATACTGCCTGATTTTTTTTCCGATATTCACAAGAGATTTAAAACGCCTTATAAGTCTTTGCTTTTTATAGGCGCTTCAGCATCAATTGTAGCGCTGACGACCGGTTTCATTATGCTTCATATAGAAGGCATCGGTTTTAGCAAGATGTTTTACGTATCGGCGGCAAATCCTAAATTGCAGAAAGGACTGACCGAAACATTTGCATTTTTAACTACGATTGCATTATACGGTTTAATAATAACGCATTTTTTGTTAAATACTTCAATTATGGTTCTGTATAAAAGATTAAAAGAAAAACATCACGGTCTGCTGAGAAAGATTATTCATCCCATAGAGCATTATGTCATGCCGGGTTTAGCAACATTAATATTTATGTTTGTATTATACGAATCTGTTGTTCCGCCGCTGTTTCCTATTTTTCAGGCGAGCGTGGTATCAATCCTTTTTATATGTATTGTAATAATTTATATAATGTATCTTAAAAAATACAGAAAAGAAATATTGGCTAAAGTGAGCGTAACCGTAAATTTAATAGAAGAAGAAGGCTGCGCAAGCGAAAACTCCGCTGCCATGTCGGACAATGGACATACGCACAAACCAAATTAA
- a CDS encoding radical SAM protein, whose product MPPAGKKNELRLVFWELTARCNLKCIHCRAEAQEEKQENELTTEQCFSVIDNLCSFSNPILILTGGEPLYRDDIFEIASYASRKGLRVALATNGTMIDKETAKKIKECGIKRVAISLDGSNAKTHDSFRMIPGSFDAAFNGIKNLQNEGLEVQVNTTIAKHNENEIKDILELVLKNNLKALHIFMLVPVGCGVQIANTQMLDKQKYEDILAWFYDKTMELKDVLELKATCAPHYFRIMHKRAKDEGISITPKTHGMAAVTRGCLAGSSVMFISRKGDVQPCGYLPALAGNVLKEPAEKIWESSEVFANLRDLSLLKGKCGICEYKKVCEGCRARAYYETGDYLAEEPYCIYEPSLIAER is encoded by the coding sequence ATGCCGCCGGCGGGCAAAAAAAATGAATTGAGGCTTGTTTTCTGGGAGCTTACGGCAAGATGCAATCTTAAATGCATCCATTGCAGGGCAGAAGCTCAAGAAGAAAAGCAGGAAAATGAACTGACGACGGAACAATGTTTTTCCGTAATAGATAATTTGTGCAGTTTTTCTAACCCCATTTTGATATTAACCGGCGGAGAACCTTTATACAGGGATGATATTTTTGAAATTGCCTCTTACGCTTCGCGCAAAGGATTAAGGGTTGCGCTGGCTACCAATGGAACTATGATTGATAAAGAAACCGCAAAAAAAATTAAAGAGTGCGGAATAAAGAGGGTGGCTATAAGTTTGGACGGTTCCAACGCAAAAACGCACGATTCATTCAGAATGATACCGGGGTCGTTCGATGCGGCTTTTAACGGAATTAAAAACTTACAGAATGAAGGGCTTGAAGTTCAGGTGAATACGACCATTGCTAAACATAATGAAAATGAAATAAAAGATATACTTGAACTTGTTTTAAAGAATAATTTGAAAGCGCTGCATATTTTTATGCTTGTGCCCGTCGGATGCGGTGTGCAAATAGCGAATACGCAGATGTTGGATAAACAGAAATATGAAGACATACTGGCGTGGTTTTATGATAAAACAATGGAACTCAAGGATGTACTTGAGCTAAAAGCAACATGCGCCCCGCATTATTTTAGAATAATGCATAAAAGAGCCAAAGACGAAGGAATAAGCATTACTCCAAAAACGCATGGTATGGCCGCGGTAACCAGAGGCTGTCTGGCAGGGAGTTCTGTTATGTTTATTTCAAGAAAAGGCGATGTGCAGCCGTGCGGTTATCTTCCGGCGCTGGCAGGCAATGTTCTTAAAGAACCGGCTGAAAAAATTTGGGAATCCTCCGAAGTATTTGCCAATTTACGCGATTTAAGTTTATTAAAAGGGAAATGCGGCATATGCGAATATAAAAAAGTATGCGAAGGATGCAGGGCAAGAGCCTATTATGAAACAGGAGATTATTTAGCTGAAGAGCCTTACTGCATTTATGAACCGTCATTAATTGCAGAGCGCTGA
- the ahbC gene encoding 12,18-didecarboxysiroheme deacetylase, protein MIGISKLYCGGVHASDALRYGRMSQKLPSHLLQFSEDKKPVIVWNMTKTCNLNCVHCYSQSKNLQYNNELTLEEGKAFIDDISSFGSPVMLFSGGEPLMHPHFLDLAFYAKSKGMRAVISTNGTLITRELAQELKKVGLSYVGISLDGLSEVHDRFRGKKGAFTEAINGINYAKEAGIKVGLRFTINKRNAQEIPGIFKLLEEENIPRVCFYHLVYAGRGTKLMEEDLTHEEARRTVDTILELTKEIYSKDSTKEVLTVDNHADGPYIYMKLLKEGQTESAENVMQLLKMNGGNSSGVGIGSVSWDGEVYADQFWRHYSFGNVKERKFSEIWTDISNPLMKQLKHKQEYVKGRCAKCKWLDVCNGNFRVRSEASSGDLWSPDPACYLTDEEIGL, encoded by the coding sequence ATGATAGGAATTTCAAAACTTTATTGCGGAGGAGTGCATGCGTCAGACGCGTTGCGGTATGGAAGAATGTCGCAAAAGTTGCCGTCCCATCTTCTACAATTTTCAGAAGATAAAAAACCGGTTATAGTATGGAATATGACTAAAACCTGCAATCTGAACTGCGTGCATTGCTATTCGCAGTCTAAAAATCTTCAATATAACAACGAATTGACATTAGAAGAAGGAAAGGCGTTTATAGACGATATATCTTCTTTCGGTTCTCCGGTTATGCTTTTTTCAGGCGGCGAACCCTTAATGCACCCTCACTTTCTGGACCTTGCATTTTACGCAAAATCAAAAGGTATGAGGGCGGTAATATCGACGAATGGAACCTTAATTACAAGAGAACTTGCACAGGAACTCAAAAAAGTCGGACTGTCTTATGTCGGAATCAGCCTTGACGGACTTTCAGAAGTTCATGACAGATTCAGAGGCAAAAAAGGAGCTTTTACCGAAGCGATAAACGGAATAAACTATGCTAAGGAAGCAGGAATTAAGGTTGGCTTAAGATTTACGATAAATAAAAGAAACGCTCAGGAAATACCTGGAATTTTTAAACTCTTAGAGGAAGAAAATATACCGAGGGTTTGTTTTTATCATCTTGTTTATGCGGGAAGAGGAACAAAACTCATGGAAGAAGACCTTACCCATGAAGAAGCAAGGCGGACGGTAGATACGATTCTTGAACTTACGAAAGAAATATATTCTAAAGATAGTACAAAAGAGGTTTTGACGGTAGATAACCATGCGGACGGACCTTATATTTATATGAAATTATTAAAAGAAGGACAGACGGAGTCTGCCGAAAATGTTATGCAGCTTCTTAAAATGAACGGCGGAAACAGTTCTGGAGTCGGTATAGGTTCTGTAAGCTGGGATGGAGAAGTTTATGCCGACCAGTTTTGGAGGCATTATTCATTTGGCAACGTGAAAGAAAGGAAATTCAGTGAAATTTGGACGGATATCTCAAATCCCTTGATGAAGCAGTTAAAACATAAGCAGGAATATGTTAAGGGAAGATGCGCTAAATGCAAATGGCTTGATGTATGCAACGGTAATTTCAGAGTCAGGTCGGAAGCTTCTTCCGGAGATTTATGGTCACCCGACCCGGCATGTTATTTAACCGACGAAGAAATAGGGCTATAA